One window of the Candidatus Tisiphia endosymbiont of Sialis lutaria genome contains the following:
- the rpoH gene encoding RNA polymerase sigma factor RpoH, giving the protein MTNKISVPVISAESGFYQYLQKINKVPSLSQEEEFLLAKAYLEQNDLEAAHKLVTSHLKLVAKIAIRYRNYGLPLNELVSEGNLGLMQAVKKYNPDLGFRLSTYALWWIKASIHEYVLRSWSLVKMGTTAAQKKLFFSLGKIKHKIANLYSRAVTDQDFVQIAQELGVTTNEVSEMNARLSGPDLSLNNLVNGDDNSSSELIEFLPETRPSQELRLISQEDSANKHNLLTQAMKILNDRELHILTERKLTDSPKTLDILSIEYKISKERIRQIENTAFEKVKNFILQQMPKPV; this is encoded by the coding sequence ATGACTAACAAAATCAGTGTGCCAGTAATTTCTGCAGAATCAGGATTTTATCAATATTTGCAAAAAATTAATAAAGTTCCATCACTGTCACAAGAGGAGGAATTTTTACTTGCTAAAGCCTATCTTGAACAAAATGATCTAGAAGCTGCACATAAGTTAGTAACTAGCCACTTGAAATTAGTAGCAAAAATTGCCATTAGATATAGAAATTATGGACTACCTCTAAATGAGCTTGTATCAGAAGGGAATTTAGGTCTTATGCAAGCAGTAAAGAAATATAATCCTGATTTAGGTTTTCGTTTGTCTACTTATGCTTTGTGGTGGATTAAAGCTTCAATCCATGAATATGTCTTGAGATCTTGGTCTTTGGTTAAAATGGGTACTACAGCAGCACAAAAAAAATTATTCTTTAGCCTTGGTAAAATTAAGCATAAAATTGCCAACCTATATTCAAGGGCTGTCACAGATCAAGATTTTGTTCAAATTGCTCAAGAACTTGGAGTGACTACCAATGAAGTTAGTGAAATGAATGCTAGATTATCTGGTCCGGACTTATCATTGAACAATTTAGTAAATGGTGATGATAATAGTAGTAGCGAATTAATTGAATTTTTACCAGAAACTCGCCCAAGTCAAGAGCTAAGATTGATTAGCCAAGAAGATTCTGCTAATAAGCATAACTTGTTAACCCAAGCGATGAAGATCTTAAATGATCGTGAATTACATATTCTCACTGAGCGTAAATTAACAGATTCCCCAAAAACCCTCGATATTCTTAGTATAGAATATAAAATTTCTAAGGAAAGAATTAGACAGATTGAAAACACCGCTTTTGAGAAAGTAAAAAACTTTATACTTCAGCAAATGCCAAAACCTGTTTAA
- a CDS encoding cytochrome c oxidase assembly protein, translating to MFTDSNRRSNRKFALALVSLAFSMVFLSFASIPIYNLFCKVTGYGGTTVKQEFNIYSPKKGTRVITIEFDSNVDSNLPWRFIPKQRRATVIPGQNTLIFYESENLSNDDIIGTSVYNVTPNKAGKYFVKIHCFCFEEQLLKAKEKMLMPVTFFIDSDFEEDKEMNDVETITLSYSFYKVRVVEKDPMKFK from the coding sequence ATGTTTACAGATTCTAATAGACGTTCCAATAGGAAGTTTGCCTTAGCCTTAGTTAGCTTAGCATTTAGTATGGTTTTTTTAAGCTTTGCATCGATACCAATTTATAATTTATTTTGTAAAGTCACTGGTTATGGTGGCACCACCGTAAAACAGGAATTTAATATATATTCCCCTAAAAAGGGAACTAGAGTGATAACTATAGAATTTGACTCTAATGTTGATAGTAATTTACCTTGGCGATTTATTCCTAAACAAAGAAGGGCTACAGTTATTCCAGGACAAAATACACTAATTTTTTACGAGTCTGAAAATCTAAGCAACGATGATATAATAGGAACTTCCGTTTATAATGTTACACCCAATAAAGCCGGTAAATATTTTGTTAAAATACATTGTTTTTGTTTTGAAGAACAGTTATTAAAAGCAAAAGAGAAAATGTTAATGCCCGTAACATTTTTTATAGACTCTGATTTTGAGGAAGATAAAGAAATGAATGATGTTGAGACAATAACTCTATCTTATAGCTTCTATAAAGTCAGGGTTGTTGAAAAAGATCCAATGAAATTCAAATAA
- the map gene encoding type I methionyl aminopeptidase: MTITIHTAEDFKKMHIAGKLAAETLDFITNYVKPGVSTIYLNDLCHDFIVSNNAIPAPLNYNGFPKSICTSVNHVVCHGIPNDKLLKNGDIINIDVTVIVDGWYGDTSRMFYVGDVGIKAKRLVQVTYDAMMIGIELVKPGVHLGTIGNAIQTYVEKHNYSVVRNYTGHGIGRIFHTKPDVLHYGKVGTGLVLEEGMFFTIEPMVNAGHHSTHLSKLDDWTVTTSDKSLSAQFEHSLGVTKDGFDIFTLSPKHLTYPPYKIDL; this comes from the coding sequence ATGACTATAACCATTCATACAGCCGAAGACTTTAAGAAAATGCATATTGCAGGTAAACTTGCTGCGGAAACCTTAGATTTCATTACTAATTATGTAAAACCAGGGGTAAGTACCATTTATTTAAATGATCTTTGCCATGACTTTATTGTATCCAATAATGCAATCCCTGCACCTTTAAACTATAATGGCTTCCCAAAATCAATTTGCACTTCTGTTAACCATGTAGTATGCCATGGTATCCCAAATGATAAACTCCTTAAGAATGGTGATATCATAAACATTGACGTTACCGTAATTGTTGATGGATGGTACGGTGACACTAGTAGAATGTTTTACGTTGGTGATGTAGGAATTAAAGCAAAACGCTTAGTGCAAGTTACTTATGATGCTATGATGATAGGAATTGAACTAGTGAAGCCAGGAGTACATTTAGGAACTATCGGAAATGCTATACAAACTTATGTTGAGAAGCATAATTATTCAGTTGTTAGAAATTATACTGGTCACGGGATAGGGCGTATATTCCATACAAAACCGGATGTTCTACATTACGGGAAAGTTGGCACTGGCTTGGTATTAGAAGAAGGTATGTTTTTTACTATTGAACCAATGGTAAATGCTGGACATCACTCTACCCATCTAAGTAAATTAGACGATTGGACAGTTACCACAAGTGATAAATCATTATCAGCACAATTTGAGCATAGTTTGGGGGTAACCAAAGATGGTTTTGACATTTTTACTTTGTCACCAAAACACTTGACATATCCACCTTATAAAATAGATTTATAA
- a CDS encoding RadC family protein: MADLINTDKEKLLNIKGTNDNLYINFVTMRELTNRMLKQKVINQNVISSWSILIDYLKATMGNMKTEQFRILFLNKKNVLIADEVLSQGTIDQATIYPREIIKRALFNEAGAIILVHNHPSGVSKPSNTDIKLTHKIVETCANVNISVHDHVIIAANEYFSFKSNMLL, from the coding sequence CTGGCTGATTTAATAAATACAGATAAAGAAAAACTACTTAATATTAAGGGGACTAATGATAATTTATACATAAATTTTGTTACTATGCGTGAATTAACTAATAGAATGCTAAAACAAAAAGTAATAAATCAAAATGTCATTAGCTCTTGGAGCATTCTAATAGATTATCTGAAAGCAACTATGGGTAATATGAAGACAGAACAGTTTCGTATCTTATTTCTAAATAAAAAGAATGTCCTGATTGCTGATGAAGTTTTAAGCCAAGGAACCATAGATCAGGCAACAATATATCCAAGAGAAATAATTAAAAGAGCTTTATTTAATGAAGCTGGTGCAATTATATTAGTACATAACCATCCAAGTGGTGTGAGCAAACCTTCAAATACTGATATAAAACTAACACACAAAATAGTAGAAACTTGTGCTAATGTGAATATATCTGTTCATGACCACGTGATTATCGCAGCTAATGAATATTTCAGTTTTAAATCTAATATGTTGTTATGA
- a CDS encoding UDP-phosphate alpha-N-acetylglucosaminyltransferase yields the protein MSDFINYSFLFLLSFIATSFFTWLLIFNLPSFGMVDIPDPRRVHNRITPRGGGIAIVIVVIVGLISYEYFTTKALINSIKILPLLLIISTISFLDDLISVPVFIRLIIHIICSTISIVFFLSPALLFHHELPLYIDFVLSIIYLTTFLNIYNFLDGIDGISGAESIHLSITILILCYLKYDTIINTNFIIILNIIILGCSIGFLIFNWHPAKIFIGDVGSISLGFLLGLCLLLISASSIDLFIASSIASLYYMTDGGLTILIRLLNKEKIWQPHLKHFFQKAVKNGKSHREVVCKIIICNILLMVLSITSLHFPLVSTIFAVLVVMVTIINFAHETTQP from the coding sequence ATGAGTGATTTTATTAATTATAGTTTTTTATTTTTGTTATCTTTTATAGCAACAAGCTTTTTTACTTGGCTATTGATTTTCAATCTTCCCTCTTTTGGAATGGTGGATATACCGGATCCACGTAGAGTACATAATAGAATTACACCAAGAGGAGGTGGGATTGCTATAGTAATAGTGGTAATAGTTGGTCTTATCTCTTACGAATATTTTACAACAAAAGCACTAATAAATTCGATTAAAATTTTACCTTTATTGCTGATCATTTCTACAATTTCATTTTTAGATGATCTTATCTCCGTTCCCGTATTTATAAGACTAATTATTCATATAATTTGTTCTACAATAAGCATTGTATTCTTTTTATCTCCGGCATTATTATTTCATCATGAATTACCATTATATATTGATTTTGTACTATCTATAATATATTTGACTACCTTTTTAAATATCTACAATTTTCTTGATGGGATAGATGGTATTAGTGGTGCCGAATCTATTCATTTATCTATCACTATATTGATACTTTGTTATTTAAAGTATGATACAATAATAAATACAAATTTTATAATTATACTTAACATCATTATATTGGGATGTTCGATAGGTTTCTTGATATTTAACTGGCATCCTGCTAAAATCTTTATAGGGGACGTAGGTAGTATAAGTTTAGGATTCTTACTAGGTTTATGTTTGTTACTTATTTCAGCTTCTAGTATTGATTTGTTTATTGCTTCATCTATTGCTAGTTTATATTACATGACAGATGGAGGACTAACTATATTAATTAGGCTACTTAATAAGGAGAAGATTTGGCAACCTCATTTAAAGCATTTTTTTCAAAAAGCAGTGAAAAATGGTAAAAGTCATAGGGAAGTAGTGTGTAAAATTATAATATGCAATATATTGCTGATGGTATTATCCATCACTTCTCTGCATTTTCCTTTAGTATCAACTATTTTTGCTGTATTAGTAGTAATGGTTACAATCATTAATTTTGCCCATGAAACCACTCAGCCATGA
- a CDS encoding DUF721 domain-containing protein, with translation MKPLSHDINIIIRRIFGKQHPLLAEIMINWSKIVGSKFSSKTIPLKIVKAKEKGQLINILHVQAENSSIALEISYYQQIIIERISVYLGFKAIHSIKTTIYIPLRN, from the coding sequence ATGAAACCACTCAGCCATGACATCAACATAATTATTAGACGAATCTTTGGCAAACAGCACCCATTGCTTGCAGAAATTATGATTAATTGGAGTAAGATTGTTGGATCAAAATTTAGTAGCAAAACTATTCCTCTAAAAATAGTTAAAGCTAAAGAGAAAGGACAGTTAATAAATATTTTACACGTACAAGCAGAAAATTCAAGCATCGCCTTAGAAATATCATACTATCAACAGATAATCATTGAACGTATTTCAGTTTATCTAGGTTTTAAAGCTATACATAGCATAAAAACTACAATATATATACCGTTGAGGAATTAA
- a CDS encoding palindromic element RPE2 domain-containing protein — MTLAFGLNFADLNNLQGLKKLDNIFLNFLRSNNHSLYQIILSLRANPEQVNQKYYSDFLLEISPILDDFLAELFAIEQEIANIRFSHKEFDLIYECKRKFVQCIAVKKYPYEKLQEIDFTNVSNSLKKLLGIECYPCSICHPCESRDIDSRLRGNDKGVYENDKSDFTNKFARQVMEWQLDAEKYAFELDIAAKYAAFMVYNNVESQLFSLPQKIDKDNLIDHEKVAKYRNNARIGFDYLDSTSNLDVVLNNTHYCIYCHKQEKDSCSKGLLSAIYSNQKSMLSKSGCPLKQKISEMNYVKSKGFNLAALAIIIIDNPMVAATGHRICNDCSNACIYQKQQAVDIPLVESNILGTTLLLPYGVEIYLLLTNWNPLNIFAPLPNLPTNYKVLVVGQGPAGFSLSHYLLRDGHDVVAIDGLKITPLPFDVNQPIKYWSDYKKNLSERIPGGFGGVAEYGITPRWDKNNLTILRLMLQRNSRFKIFGSVSLDSNITMEQVYHLGFDHVALCTGAAKPKIVEMRNFLAKGVRTASDFLMTLQSGGAFLEQSITNLLIRMPIIIIGGGLTAIDAATESLNYYKLQVEKFLKNYQLSVVKNGKKHTEQHWTNEDRLIAEEFILHAKLFKKAQTRQSIKQILDELGGVTICYRGKLKDSPAYKLNPEEVMYAIGDGVKFVEDMIPLGIDVDQYNYTQSIEFDNLGVRKKFKARTVLMAIGIDKEVVNNHLEDIVNSGEFGARSDGATPITNRRATSNNVPNFSSIDYNVTYFGDCNPLYSGSVVKAIASSKEGYKNIGEKLTKNSPIFPGSYIDFFAKLDYLLTSRIEEVNILSDKIVELVIHSPLAAKNFQPGQFFRLQNYSSDIAKIIEPLAIAGAYVDSKNGLIHLIVWQSGKSSNLCRYLSKNEQVVLMGPNGKPTEILKDSNIVLIGGGVGNAVLCSIAKALKNNNCKIIYFAGYKNLQDRFYQEKIEESADIVVWCCEEGILSKNRSKDISVKGNLLYAIMGYCSLWENLAIDRIIAAGVSEMMQAIRDKKDDFFGKKPQLIVSINSPMQCMMKGICGQCIQKITDKNRYIFTCACQEQDAKIVDFIGLKSRLEQNSLQEKL; from the coding sequence ATGACACTTGCTTTTGGATTAAATTTTGCTGATTTAAACAATTTACAAGGTCTAAAAAAATTAGATAACATTTTTTTAAATTTCCTGCGTAGTAATAATCATTCTCTCTATCAAATTATTTTATCATTAAGAGCCAATCCTGAGCAAGTTAATCAGAAATATTACTCAGATTTTTTATTAGAAATTTCACCTATTTTAGATGATTTTTTAGCTGAATTATTTGCTATAGAGCAAGAAATAGCCAATATAAGATTTAGTCATAAAGAGTTTGATCTAATTTATGAATGTAAGAGAAAATTTGTTCAGTGTATCGCGGTAAAAAAATATCCTTATGAAAAATTACAGGAGATTGATTTTACTAATGTGTCAAATTCTCTAAAAAAACTTCTGGGAATAGAATGTTATCCATGTAGTATATGTCATCCCTGCGAAAGCAGGGATATAGATTCCCGCCTACGCGGGAATGACAAAGGAGTGTATGAGAATGACAAAAGTGATTTTACAAATAAGTTTGCTCGTCAAGTAATGGAATGGCAATTAGATGCTGAAAAATATGCTTTTGAGTTAGATATAGCAGCAAAATATGCGGCTTTTATGGTTTACAATAATGTTGAAAGCCAATTATTTTCTCTACCCCAAAAAATAGATAAAGATAATCTAATAGACCATGAAAAAGTCGCTAAGTATAGAAACAATGCAAGAATAGGATTTGATTATTTAGATTCTACGTCCAATCTAGATGTGGTTTTAAATAATACTCATTATTGTATCTATTGTCATAAACAAGAAAAAGATTCATGTTCTAAAGGGTTATTATCAGCAATATACTCAAATCAGAAGAGTATGCTGTCAAAGTCAGGATGTCCGCTGAAGCAAAAAATCTCTGAGATGAATTATGTAAAATCAAAGGGATTTAATCTAGCTGCCCTTGCTATTATTATCATTGATAATCCAATGGTAGCTGCTACTGGTCACAGAATTTGTAATGATTGTTCCAATGCTTGCATCTATCAAAAGCAACAAGCTGTGGATATTCCTCTTGTTGAATCTAATATCTTAGGGACTACTCTGCTTCTGCCTTATGGGGTAGAAATATATTTATTACTTACCAATTGGAATCCGCTTAACATTTTTGCTCCTTTACCAAATCTTCCAACTAATTATAAGGTTTTAGTAGTTGGTCAAGGACCAGCTGGCTTTAGTTTAAGTCATTATTTATTACGGGATGGGCATGATGTAGTAGCCATAGATGGTTTAAAAATCACCCCATTGCCTTTTGATGTTAACCAACCTATTAAATATTGGTCTGATTATAAAAAAAACTTATCAGAGAGAATACCAGGAGGCTTTGGCGGAGTAGCTGAATATGGTATTACTCCAAGATGGGATAAAAATAATTTGACGATATTACGTCTGATGTTACAAAGAAATAGTCGGTTTAAGATTTTTGGTAGTGTAAGCCTGGATAGCAATATAACTATGGAGCAGGTATACCATTTGGGATTTGATCATGTTGCTTTGTGTACTGGGGCTGCTAAACCCAAAATCGTTGAGATGAGAAATTTTCTTGCAAAAGGTGTTAGAACAGCTTCCGACTTTCTAATGACCTTGCAATCAGGAGGAGCTTTTTTAGAGCAATCTATCACTAATTTACTTATCAGGATGCCTATTATCATTATTGGTGGTGGATTGACCGCTATTGATGCAGCAACTGAAAGCTTAAATTATTATAAATTACAAGTAGAAAAGTTTCTAAAGAACTATCAGTTATCAGTTGTAAAGAATGGTAAAAAGCACACAGAGCAACATTGGACAAATGAGGATAGATTAATAGCTGAAGAATTTATTTTGCATGCAAAATTATTTAAGAAAGCACAAACTAGACAATCTATCAAGCAAATCCTAGACGAATTAGGCGGAGTAACAATTTGTTATAGGGGTAAATTAAAAGATTCTCCTGCCTATAAGTTAAACCCTGAGGAAGTGATGTATGCTATAGGGGATGGTGTAAAATTTGTTGAGGATATGATACCTTTAGGTATTGATGTTGATCAGTACAACTATACCCAATCGATAGAGTTTGATAATTTAGGTGTAAGAAAAAAATTTAAGGCACGAACTGTACTGATGGCAATAGGTATCGATAAAGAGGTAGTAAATAATCATTTAGAAGATATAGTCAATTCAGGAGAATTTGGGGCTAGGAGCGATGGAGCGACGCCTATAACTAATAGGCGAGCGACGAGTAACAACGTCCCCAATTTCTCATCAATTGACTATAATGTAACATATTTTGGTGATTGTAATCCTTTATACTCTGGAAGTGTGGTTAAAGCCATAGCAAGTAGTAAAGAGGGATATAAAAATATAGGAGAAAAACTTACCAAAAATAGTCCAATTTTTCCTGGTAGTTATATAGATTTCTTTGCTAAACTAGATTATCTATTAACGAGTCGTATTGAAGAGGTTAATATTCTATCTGATAAGATAGTAGAGCTTGTAATACATTCTCCTCTTGCTGCTAAGAATTTTCAACCAGGGCAATTTTTCCGTTTGCAAAATTATTCTAGTGATATTGCAAAAATTATTGAACCTTTGGCTATTGCTGGAGCTTATGTTGATTCAAAAAATGGGTTAATTCATTTGATAGTTTGGCAAAGTGGTAAATCAAGTAATTTATGTAGATATTTATCGAAAAATGAGCAGGTAGTACTAATGGGACCTAATGGTAAGCCAACTGAGATATTGAAAGATAGTAATATAGTTCTTATTGGAGGAGGGGTTGGAAATGCTGTTTTATGCTCAATAGCCAAGGCTCTTAAAAATAATAATTGTAAAATTATATATTTTGCTGGTTATAAAAATTTACAAGATAGATTTTATCAAGAAAAAATTGAAGAATCAGCTGATATAGTAGTTTGGTGTTGTGAAGAGGGGATTTTATCAAAAAATCGGTCGAAAGATATTAGTGTTAAGGGTAATTTGCTGTATGCTATAATGGGGTATTGTTCTCTCTGGGAGAATTTGGCTATAGATAGGATAATAGCCGCCGGTGTTTCAGAAATGATGCAAGCTATAAGAGATAAAAAAGATGATTTTTTTGGTAAAAAACCCCAACTAATAGTAAGCATTAATTCTCCTATGCAGTGTATGATGAAAGGCATTTGTGGGCAATGTATTCAAAAAATTACAGACAAAAATAGATATATTTTTACTTGTGCCTGCCAGGAGCAAGATGCAAAAATAGTCGATTTCATAGGGCTTAAGAGTCGTTTAGAACAAAATTCTCTGCAGGAAAAACTATGA
- a CDS encoding ABC transporter permease: MLKYFFSKKYWLAVILLTQASISRQNKDSFLGSLWGLVQPFVYIITISYFVGFLLKQPRETMIMNLVGAIPLWTFITTSLNISSNSLISRSGIIKKIIISRTIFPISDSLAQVYTLVYSFAAMYIAFIILYPERLSVNIFFVPILVLPLIISVCSSSIAFAFLTPYIRDVPQILNLIFSVVYWSIPIVYPYSMVPESKRILFEINPIFLVIRPVQFLVTEGILPDAFMIIKSIIVAVIVTFFSYISYRFFAKNVIYYV, encoded by the coding sequence ATGTTAAAGTATTTTTTTTCCAAAAAATACTGGTTGGCAGTAATATTATTAACCCAAGCTTCTATATCTCGTCAAAATAAAGATTCTTTCTTGGGTTCATTATGGGGGTTAGTTCAGCCTTTTGTCTATATAATAACTATTTCATATTTTGTTGGATTTTTACTTAAACAACCAAGAGAAACAATGATTATGAATTTAGTTGGAGCTATACCATTATGGACTTTTATTACTACTAGCTTAAATATATCATCAAATTCATTAATTAGTCGTAGTGGAATTATAAAAAAGATCATAATTTCTAGAACTATCTTTCCTATATCGGATAGTTTGGCACAAGTTTATACTCTAGTTTATTCATTTGCAGCTATGTATATAGCTTTTATCATCTTATATCCTGAAAGACTTAGTGTAAATATATTTTTTGTGCCAATTCTTGTCTTACCGTTAATTATTTCTGTATGTAGTAGCTCTATTGCCTTTGCATTTTTAACCCCATATATACGAGATGTTCCTCAAATTTTAAATCTAATTTTTAGTGTTGTATATTGGAGTATACCAATAGTGTATCCATATTCTATGGTACCAGAATCAAAAAGGATACTCTTTGAAATTAATCCTATTTTTCTTGTTATAAGACCAGTTCAATTCCTAGTAACAGAAGGAATACTGCCAGATGCATTCATGATTATCAAGTCTATTATTGTAGCTGTTATTGTTACCTTCTTTAGTTATATTAGTTATAGGTTTTTTGCTAAAAATGTCATATATTATGTATGA
- a CDS encoding ABC transporter ATP-binding protein, translating into MTSKLVSIEIVDGFVEGINNQQRVESLRRFLIKGGSIFPSSIPILNNINFSCKTGERIAFIGSNGSGKSSLLKVIAGIYPLKFGTVKVHGDFAAIIETGIGFELEQTGRENIKMLMLYNNMLSRYSKELEQEIIIFSELGSKIDLPVKNYSSGMLSRLAFSVSVFQDADILLLDEIFATGDSYFVEKSTNFMKNKLQNIPILILVSHQENIIRDNCNRCILLKEGSIIADGNPSEILEIYNSGNY; encoded by the coding sequence ATGACGTCTAAACTAGTATCTATAGAAATAGTTGATGGTTTTGTTGAAGGAATCAACAATCAACAAAGAGTAGAAAGCTTAAGGCGTTTTCTTATTAAAGGTGGTAGTATTTTTCCTTCGTCAATTCCTATCTTAAATAATATAAATTTTTCCTGTAAAACAGGTGAAAGAATTGCCTTTATTGGTAGTAATGGTTCTGGAAAAAGTTCTTTGCTTAAGGTAATTGCTGGAATTTATCCATTAAAATTTGGAACAGTTAAAGTTCATGGTGATTTTGCCGCTATCATTGAGACTGGCATAGGATTTGAGTTAGAACAAACTGGCAGAGAAAACATTAAAATGCTTATGCTTTATAATAATATGTTAAGTAGATACAGTAAAGAATTAGAACAAGAGATTATAATTTTTTCTGAACTAGGTAGTAAGATAGATTTACCAGTAAAAAATTATAGTTCTGGTATGTTATCAAGATTAGCTTTCTCTGTATCGGTTTTTCAAGATGCAGATATTCTTTTGCTAGATGAAATTTTTGCTACTGGTGATAGTTATTTTGTTGAAAAATCTACTAATTTTATGAAGAATAAGTTACAAAATATACCAATTCTAATATTAGTAAGTCATCAGGAAAATATTATTAGGGATAATTGTAATAGATGTATATTATTAAAGGAAGGTAGTATTATCGCGGATGGCAATCCAAGTGAAATATTAGAAATTTATAATAGTGGGAATTACTAA
- the trxA gene encoding thioredoxin: MTSNITDDSFDKEVLQSTDPVLVDFWAEWCGPCKMLTPILEELSKELVGKVKIVKMDIEQNPNIPSSLGIRAIPTMILFKDGKQLATKTGLFPKNAIEEWIDSSIKM, translated from the coding sequence ATGACAAGTAATATAACAGATGATTCTTTTGATAAAGAAGTTTTACAATCTACTGATCCTGTATTAGTTGATTTTTGGGCTGAATGGTGTGGACCATGCAAAATGTTGACTCCTATTCTTGAAGAATTGAGTAAGGAATTGGTAGGAAAGGTAAAAATTGTTAAAATGGATATAGAGCAAAATCCTAATATACCTTCAAGTTTAGGTATCCGTGCTATACCTACGATGATTCTATTCAAAGATGGCAAACAATTAGCTACTAAGACTGGGTTATTTCCTAAAAATGCTATTGAAGAATGGATTGATTCTTCAATAAAAATGTAA
- a CDS encoding N-acetylmuramoyl-L-alanine amidase, with protein MSKQNNGISRTNHCKFSAPREGIEPSCVVLTYSVSPTLDQASIALQGRGASVHYIIDKDGKQYQYHNDLESKTFFAGNSSWKGQEKVNDFGISIMLVNDSESNFTSSQIDRLKACLTDIKERYPDLNIKDDLVGLGEVAEKHVAPGKLFPWKTLAEDVFGKFIDTTKEQQEKILIRKDAQGETVSNVQSQLKNHGYNISVDGICGNKTVQWFEKFNARYVPKQELSNSWSEADQYVLDNLHPNPVVDLVGDSLII; from the coding sequence ATGAGTAAGCAAAATAATGGTATTAGTCGTACTAATCATTGTAAATTTTCTGCACCTAGAGAAGGAATAGAACCAAGTTGTGTTGTGCTAACCTATTCAGTTAGCCCAACATTAGACCAAGCATCAATTGCTTTGCAAGGAAGAGGAGCAAGTGTACATTACATAATAGATAAAGATGGTAAACAATATCAATATCATAATGACTTAGAGTCAAAAACATTTTTTGCCGGCAATAGTAGTTGGAAAGGACAAGAAAAAGTTAATGATTTTGGCATATCTATCATGCTTGTTAATGATTCAGAAAGTAATTTTACATCTTCTCAAATAGACAGATTAAAAGCATGTCTTACAGATATTAAAGAAAGATATCCTGATTTAAATATTAAGGATGATCTTGTTGGTCTTGGTGAAGTAGCTGAAAAACATGTGGCACCTGGAAAACTCTTTCCTTGGAAAACTCTTGCAGAAGATGTTTTTGGTAAATTTATAGACACTACAAAAGAACAACAAGAAAAAATACTAATACGCAAGGATGCTCAAGGAGAAACAGTTTCTAATGTTCAATCTCAGTTAAAAAATCATGGTTATAATATTTCAGTTGATGGAATATGTGGTAACAAAACTGTACAATGGTTTGAGAAATTTAATGCACGATATGTCCCAAAACAAGAATTATCAAACAGTTGGTCTGAAGCAGATCAATATGTTTTAGATAATCTTCATCCTAATCCTGTCGTTGATTTAGTAGGTGATTCTTTAATCATATAA